From Pedobacter indicus, a single genomic window includes:
- a CDS encoding DUF3024 domain-containing protein, translating into MAETTISIHEVQLKSFINSLRPADEELRKKIDFGYSWDGQIVLLFEIRPQWNNPIEYRQYEFAKIRYVKSSKLWKLYWLRASGKWELYDPQPENVNLQVLLSEIKDDPHHCFFG; encoded by the coding sequence ATGGCAGAAACAACAATATCAATACATGAAGTACAATTAAAGAGTTTTATAAACTCCTTGCGACCCGCTGACGAAGAACTTCGCAAAAAAATAGATTTTGGATATTCATGGGACGGTCAAATTGTCTTACTCTTTGAAATCCGGCCGCAATGGAACAATCCCATAGAGTACAGGCAATATGAATTTGCAAAGATACGATACGTCAAATCAAGTAAATTATGGAAATTATATTGGCTACGAGCATCAGGTAAATGGGAGCTATATGACCCGCAGCCTGAGAACGTAAACTTGCAAGTACTGCTTTCCGAAATAAAAGACGACCCTCATCACTGTTTTTTCGGGTAA
- a CDS encoding AAA family ATPase, which translates to MDEEKISNIKQYWLFAPGENAKYWDEFYEEGLIGLGWDDMGDLSQYPSKDEVKQALIELNMGDNPYNATAANWEFANGIQIGDIIIVKKGRSTLLGYGQVTSNYYYSQDRTNYKSCRKVKWLKKGVWPIDHSLVLKTLTNITSYDSVAEEDKKYYEFLLDKMNSDEPHYKEEFKKWLSPRASVKSNKTSSYIRALEILSSYLEVNIFEVNDLEFLADLYEDVIKEQRLEKGKYYHEEAPSYGKEGYYSAAVKEYIVFHQTKVFKSDRMIDLLKYKKQIILQGPPGTGKTRKAKQIARNFITLTEERIKEKIQTGLQILTVKGEVTYTVKSNENNKIVLAREKGTINSITYSKILNSFKQERWNNEVDNNDDRMAVAIAKYLFDDLLDDNPQFKLIQFHPSFTYEDFVRGIVSKPNEDGDGVLYEAENKILADFAQRALENYVASQIKPAKKEKDTEEVFEAFITHIKEEIAHSDDHKYPITDAVYLFTADETRFRYKGDKWVAHQNGLNMKFSELKKIIHYGATERQDIKKMTDLEELSRQHATYFIKVVEKYREFEKSFPPTSKTDKPIELRNYVLIVDEINRANLSSVLGELIYALEYRGEAVESMYEVGGDNKLSLPPNLYIIGTMNTADRSVGHIDYAIRRRFAFVDVLSKDLSEDESLNFASDLFRDVKNLFTTDDYQTRSIYLSHEFEPKDVALGHSYFIDRSPEGGSIDIRLKYEIKPILFEYVKDGVLKENALEKIRSLQVS; encoded by the coding sequence ATGGACGAAGAAAAAATCTCTAATATTAAGCAATATTGGTTATTCGCTCCTGGTGAAAATGCGAAGTACTGGGATGAATTTTATGAAGAAGGCCTTATCGGCTTAGGCTGGGATGATATGGGAGATCTAAGTCAATATCCCAGCAAGGACGAAGTTAAACAGGCATTAATAGAACTTAATATGGGTGATAACCCATACAATGCAACGGCTGCCAATTGGGAGTTTGCTAATGGTATCCAAATAGGAGATATCATCATTGTGAAAAAGGGTCGTAGTACCCTTTTAGGGTATGGACAAGTTACCTCAAATTATTATTATAGCCAAGATAGAACAAACTATAAAAGTTGCAGAAAAGTTAAATGGCTAAAAAAAGGTGTGTGGCCCATCGATCATTCTTTGGTGTTAAAAACATTAACCAATATAACCTCCTATGACTCGGTAGCAGAGGAAGATAAAAAATACTATGAGTTCTTATTAGACAAGATGAATTCTGATGAACCTCACTACAAAGAAGAGTTTAAGAAGTGGCTATCTCCAAGAGCATCAGTTAAATCGAATAAAACTAGCTCGTATATTAGGGCATTGGAAATTCTGTCTAGTTATCTGGAAGTCAACATCTTTGAGGTTAATGATCTAGAGTTTTTGGCTGATCTCTATGAGGATGTTATAAAGGAGCAGCGATTAGAAAAAGGCAAGTATTATCATGAAGAAGCCCCCTCTTATGGGAAAGAAGGATATTATTCTGCGGCCGTTAAAGAATATATTGTCTTTCATCAAACTAAAGTCTTTAAATCTGATCGTATGATAGATCTTTTAAAATACAAGAAACAAATTATTCTACAAGGGCCTCCCGGAACTGGAAAAACTCGGAAAGCTAAACAGATAGCAAGAAACTTTATAACCCTAACCGAAGAAAGAATAAAGGAGAAAATTCAGACAGGACTACAAATATTAACGGTAAAAGGAGAGGTTACTTATACTGTAAAAAGCAACGAGAATAATAAAATAGTTTTAGCGAGAGAAAAAGGGACAATCAATTCGATTACCTATTCGAAAATCTTAAATTCGTTTAAACAAGAGAGATGGAATAATGAAGTAGATAACAATGATGACCGGATGGCGGTTGCTATTGCCAAATATCTTTTTGATGACTTATTAGATGATAATCCGCAATTTAAATTGATTCAATTTCATCCGAGCTTTACCTATGAAGATTTTGTTCGAGGGATCGTTTCAAAACCCAATGAAGATGGTGATGGAGTTTTATATGAGGCTGAAAACAAAATACTAGCTGATTTTGCTCAAAGGGCTTTAGAGAATTATGTTGCATCTCAGATTAAACCAGCAAAAAAAGAAAAAGATACCGAAGAAGTTTTTGAGGCCTTTATAACTCATATTAAAGAGGAAATAGCTCACAGCGATGATCATAAATACCCTATAACTGATGCTGTTTATTTGTTTACAGCCGATGAAACGCGCTTTAGATACAAAGGGGATAAATGGGTAGCTCATCAGAATGGTCTAAATATGAAATTTTCGGAGTTGAAAAAAATTATCCATTATGGAGCCACCGAGCGTCAGGACATCAAGAAGATGACCGATTTGGAAGAGCTGTCCAGGCAACATGCGACTTACTTCATCAAAGTAGTTGAGAAATATAGGGAATTTGAAAAGTCATTCCCACCAACATCGAAGACAGACAAACCCATTGAGCTACGAAATTACGTTCTTATTGTGGATGAAATTAATCGTGCCAACTTATCTTCAGTATTAGGCGAACTGATTTACGCTTTAGAATATCGCGGTGAAGCCGTCGAATCAATGTATGAAGTTGGGGGTGACAATAAGTTATCCCTGCCTCCTAATCTTTACATCATAGGTACAATGAATACAGCCGACCGAAGTGTAGGTCATATTGATTATGCGATAAGAAGAAGGTTTGCTTTTGTAGATGTATTGTCGAAAGACCTTTCGGAAGATGAAAGCTTGAATTTTGCATCTGACCTTTTCCGTGACGTAAAAAACCTGTTTACAACGGATGATTACCAAACTAGATCGATCTATCTTTCACATGAATTCGAACCTAAAGATGTAGCATTAGGACACTCATACTTTATCGATAGGTCACCAGAAGGCGGCTCGATAGATATTCGATTGAAATATGAGATTAAACCAATCCTGTTTGAGTATGTAAAGGATGGCGTATTGAAGGAAAATGCATTAGAGAAGATTCGTTCATTACAGGTTTCCTAA
- a CDS encoding 5-methylcytosine restriction system specificity protein McrC, producing MGLLLTEHKVLTYSKIPQGDALEHTIPLTLLRSFQSKKLFKNQTSCIVLTETETEYSLQADYLIGVDWLIPQKRFIQVVPKLNREVSIVFDEVTNVEADPELEQEDKQFQQRVEGADLFKQEEVDYLRMLMIVAGDVYFDSYLGDLFYLDYDAHPIELQSQQDMLTPLLVVRYLKLVRRIVQKGLKKSYYKEQENLNNKVRGRILVGQHIKQNVFKNRPTRAYCEYQVFGVDTYENRFLKKVSKFVALYVDTHSKLFHSSIDEIKNTLNYISPAFEPVNTEVSSDDLRYAKHNPFYNEYKEAIKIGKLILHRFSYNITTAQNIHTVFTSPFWINMPGLFEMYLCAQLRLANIDYQKFIKFQFRTYGNSLDILVTHKEFAMVIDAKYKLKYQRGQVHQDIRQVSGYARLKKVRRELKIDDNSNEVIECLIIYPDLDNGITDFSLANIKARRQAIPAYHKIYKIGVKVPIIAS from the coding sequence ATGGGATTACTTTTAACAGAACATAAAGTATTAACATATAGCAAAATTCCTCAAGGTGATGCTCTTGAGCATACTATTCCTTTAACGTTACTAAGGTCGTTTCAGTCGAAGAAGCTATTTAAGAATCAAACGTCTTGTATTGTTCTTACAGAGACTGAAACGGAATATTCGCTTCAAGCTGATTATTTAATTGGTGTAGATTGGCTAATACCGCAAAAGCGATTCATTCAAGTAGTACCAAAACTCAATCGGGAAGTTTCAATTGTTTTTGATGAAGTAACGAATGTTGAGGCTGATCCGGAGCTGGAACAGGAAGATAAACAATTTCAGCAACGAGTTGAAGGTGCCGATCTATTTAAACAAGAGGAGGTCGATTATCTTAGAATGTTAATGATCGTTGCGGGTGACGTTTATTTCGATTCATATTTAGGCGACTTGTTTTATCTTGATTATGACGCTCATCCAATCGAGCTACAATCACAGCAAGATATGTTGACTCCACTGTTGGTCGTTCGCTATCTTAAATTGGTCAGACGAATAGTTCAAAAAGGACTTAAAAAATCCTATTACAAAGAGCAAGAAAATCTGAACAATAAAGTAAGAGGCCGAATACTTGTGGGTCAACATATAAAGCAGAATGTCTTTAAAAACCGTCCCACGCGGGCTTATTGCGAGTATCAGGTTTTCGGAGTTGATACTTATGAGAACCGTTTTCTGAAGAAGGTGTCAAAGTTTGTCGCACTGTATGTGGATACGCATTCGAAATTATTTCATAGCAGTATTGATGAAATTAAGAATACGTTGAACTACATATCACCAGCTTTTGAACCAGTTAATACGGAGGTTAGTTCTGACGATTTACGGTATGCAAAGCATAATCCGTTCTACAATGAATATAAAGAAGCAATAAAGATTGGTAAACTTATACTTCACCGATTCTCTTATAATATCACCACAGCACAAAATATTCATACAGTATTTACGTCGCCCTTCTGGATTAATATGCCAGGTTTATTTGAAATGTATCTTTGTGCTCAACTGCGTCTGGCTAATATTGATTATCAAAAGTTTATAAAATTTCAATTTCGTACATATGGTAACTCTTTAGATATCTTAGTGACACATAAAGAGTTTGCCATGGTAATTGATGCGAAATATAAGCTGAAATATCAAAGAGGACAAGTTCACCAGGATATCCGCCAGGTATCAGGCTATGCAAGATTAAAGAAGGTTCGTCGGGAGTTAAAAATTGACGACAATTCCAATGAGGTAATTGAATGTTTAATTATTTACCCTGATCTTGATAATGGGATTACTGATTTTTCGTTGGCCAACATCAAGGCCAGACGACAAGCTATTCCAGCATACCATAAGATATATAAGATAGGAGTGAAGGTGCCAATTATCGCAAGCTAA
- a CDS encoding Fic family protein, with protein MYCSRNTPQVVELLKVFDGIHNRGELQLKLGLTDREHFRKTYLQPAVYNGFVALTIPDKPTSSKQQYVLTELGKQMANR; from the coding sequence ATTTATTGCTCAAGAAATACCCCGCAAGTCGTTGAACTCTTAAAAGTGTTTGATGGGATTCACAATAGAGGAGAACTGCAATTAAAATTGGGTTTGACTGATCGCGAGCACTTTAGAAAGACTTACTTGCAACCAGCGGTATATAATGGTTTCGTTGCTCTAACAATTCCTGACAAGCCCACTAGTAGCAAGCAGCAGTATGTTTTGACCGAATTGGGAAAACAAATGGCGAATCGATGA
- a CDS encoding DUF805 domain-containing protein, with protein sequence MKWYLKAWKNYANFSGRARRTEYWMFALFNILAAAIALYLDNVLGLPMLVGNELYPYNFYGPLYACYAVAALIPGLAVTVRRLHDTGNSGAMIFISLIPVIGGIWLLVLLLTDSKYGPNKYGENPKMAMA encoded by the coding sequence ATGAAATGGTATTTAAAAGCCTGGAAAAACTATGCAAATTTTAGTGGAAGAGCACGCCGTACGGAATATTGGATGTTTGCTTTGTTCAATATTTTGGCGGCTGCGATTGCCCTTTACCTAGATAATGTTTTAGGACTTCCTATGCTTGTCGGGAACGAATTATATCCTTACAATTTTTACGGTCCTTTATATGCTTGTTACGCTGTAGCAGCATTGATCCCCGGTCTTGCGGTAACCGTTAGGCGCTTACATGATACTGGCAACAGCGGAGCAATGATCTTCATAAGCTTAATACCCGTCATTGGAGGAATCTGGTTATTGGTGCTTCTGCTGACAGATAGCAAGTATGGACCCAATAAATATGGTGAGAACCCTAAAATGGCTATGGCGTGA
- a CDS encoding VF530 family DNA-binding protein produces MKCFNENPSLKSSLVFLRRIPWARTKVENLYVKLLRKGKL; encoded by the coding sequence ATTAAGTGTTTCAATGAAAATCCAAGTCTTAAATCATCTTTGGTATTTTTAAGAAGAATACCGTGGGCAAGAACCAAAGTGGAAAACCTGTATGTCAAATTGCTGAGAAAAGGGAAACTTTAA
- a CDS encoding RagB/SusD family nutrient uptake outer membrane protein → MLRNKICYGILISSLVFGSCGDRLLDSSPDDKYVESNFWNSEAAADAALTGVYNILRYDGIYGNEATPLWEDTATPNAYNYSDAKGFNSIASGKQMETTGGVIANRWARSYMGIGRANTFLANVDRVEIDEEKNARMKGEAKFLRALYYFFLEAYYGDVPLILDPPALEQGDRPRTPRAEVVAQIIKDLDEAAPVLPPSYSGANVGRVTQGAALALKARVLLFEASPLFNTNNDIQKWDAAAKAAKAVIDLGQYDLYPDYRALFLPENENNEEVIFDIQYIYPDGGHSFDLICRQYNTNAPLRELIDAYYMKDGLPYEESDLYDPDNIYANRDPRMDMTIVYPGATYMGETVSESRFAVTGYGMKKYSIYDEEKPPSDKADLKGGQSETNYMVIRYADVLLMYAEALNEFSGPSPQVYDALNAIRDRVDMPHIEPGHTKESLREEIRHERRIELVGEGYFYNDIRRWMIGEEMLSGPVHAYNGKELEVRSFDPKRDYWWPIPLGELDLNKELDQNPEY, encoded by the coding sequence ATGTTACGCAATAAAATATGTTATGGAATCCTAATCAGCAGCTTGGTTTTTGGCTCATGCGGGGATCGCCTACTGGACAGCAGTCCGGATGACAAATACGTAGAAAGTAATTTCTGGAACTCAGAAGCAGCGGCAGACGCAGCCCTGACAGGCGTTTATAATATCCTGCGCTACGATGGTATCTATGGCAATGAGGCCACTCCACTTTGGGAGGACACTGCTACACCAAACGCTTATAATTACAGCGACGCCAAAGGCTTCAACTCCATCGCTTCCGGAAAGCAAATGGAAACCACCGGCGGCGTTATCGCCAACCGCTGGGCTCGCTCCTATATGGGGATCGGTCGCGCCAACACCTTCCTCGCGAATGTAGATCGAGTAGAGATCGACGAAGAAAAGAATGCTCGCATGAAGGGCGAAGCTAAATTCTTACGAGCCTTGTATTATTTCTTCCTAGAGGCCTATTATGGTGATGTTCCTCTAATCTTAGATCCACCAGCATTAGAGCAAGGCGATCGTCCTCGCACACCACGAGCCGAGGTCGTAGCTCAAATCATCAAAGATTTAGATGAAGCAGCACCTGTTCTCCCACCCTCTTATTCCGGCGCCAATGTTGGTCGCGTTACACAAGGTGCCGCACTAGCTTTAAAAGCAAGAGTATTACTCTTTGAGGCCAGCCCACTGTTTAACACCAACAATGACATCCAGAAATGGGATGCAGCCGCGAAAGCAGCCAAGGCCGTGATTGATCTGGGTCAGTACGACCTGTACCCCGACTATCGAGCTCTCTTTTTACCAGAGAATGAAAACAACGAAGAAGTCATCTTCGATATCCAATACATCTATCCTGATGGAGGACATTCGTTTGACCTGATCTGCCGTCAGTACAATACCAATGCCCCGCTGCGGGAGCTGATCGACGCCTATTATATGAAAGACGGCCTTCCTTACGAAGAGTCAGATTTATACGATCCGGATAATATTTACGCTAATCGCGACCCACGCATGGATATGACCATTGTTTATCCCGGCGCCACCTACATGGGTGAAACCGTTAGTGAAAGTCGCTTTGCGGTTACCGGCTATGGCATGAAGAAATACAGCATCTACGATGAAGAGAAACCGCCGTCCGACAAAGCCGATCTCAAAGGCGGACAGTCGGAGACCAATTACATGGTAATCCGCTATGCAGACGTGCTGCTGATGTATGCCGAAGCACTCAATGAATTCTCCGGTCCATCACCCCAAGTTTACGACGCACTCAATGCCATTCGCGATCGCGTTGATATGCCGCACATTGAACCCGGTCATACCAAAGAATCCCTTCGTGAAGAAATACGCCACGAACGCCGCATCGAACTTGTAGGCGAAGGTTATTTCTATAACGACATCCGTCGCTGGATGATCGGTGAGGAAATGTTGAGTGGCCCAGTCCACGCCTACAATGGCAAAGAGCTCGAAGTCCGCAGCTTTGATCCGAAACGCGACTACTGGTGGCCTATCCCACTTGGCGAGCTCGATCTGAATAAAGAATTGGATCAGAACCCTGAATACTAA
- a CDS encoding SusC/RagA family TonB-linked outer membrane protein — protein MKNLKFLSQQKQRCLLRCLATFSLLCCLVPISSTHAQELIEVQGTVKSAEDGESLPGVSIMGNNNPLASTDNSGQFTLSVATGTELKFQFIGMQSQTITVSQNTKSVNISLQRATNDLEDVVVIGYGERERKNLTGAITTVNMEDRENQPITNVSNALHGVPGLYTNLSNSMPGVDRATIRIRGVGTLNNSNPLVLVDGVEYSMDELNPADIANITILKDASAAIYGSRAANGVILVTTKTGRGKSKVDYNYYIGSQQATRLPDAIWDPIAYMRLKNQAGLNSGKSQPEYSDEIISEYEAGVGKDPYLYPASNWFDIAMEPGLMQKHDLSFSGSSETINYRISLGYLDRDGIIIGPNNNENKYSLGINTSAKVNDRLTVGLTMNGYYRNYTQPVYGNGDFWKGVMRALPLLPDTLANGAYGVPTIRTQGRNNWEHPRMLAEEGNYKKTVQRFLTTLYADYQLPFNLKYHAKLGMDKYDGFLERFVPHMTKQLNQPDENGDPIIQTWNNPATAPRAYNYDYNDMSLHIFNTLSWAGNFSEDHNLNLMIGGGYDWYHSQGFDAQTTGYLDGSLTAIGVGTERLAINGSSTEDILISYFGRANYDYKEKYLLELTARYDGSSRFAPGKRWGFFPGASAAWRLDKEAFMEDSFFDFFKLRASVGSMGNQAVSLYSYEQSIVLGQDYSFGGALVSGAATNSYSDPNISWETTTSYNLGVDLGIFNNKLSFTGEVYKRRTTDILRTVNLPAQVGNLGGPKRNVGTVDNMGYELSLAYRDQKGDWWYDVSGNFNYNKNEVIDLDGQILYDDGTNLSTITQEGLPMNSHYLLEAVGIFQTEEEIEQWADQGSGTIPGFIKYRDVNGDGIINGDDRVVMNSSSIMPKYTFGAQFNVGYKGFDLGATFQGVAGMKVYPTGNIAFPFNNGANATWEWATDAWTPENTNARLPIVTEAKDGQANFRRSDFWLRDGSYLRIRNIQLGYSLPEHWLSQIKVQNIHLYVNLQNYFTFSKYKDYDPETSVNVSSLYHYPMVKTISGGINVTF, from the coding sequence ATGAAAAACCTAAAATTTCTATCCCAACAGAAACAGCGATGCCTGTTACGGTGCTTAGCAACCTTTAGCCTACTCTGTTGCTTAGTTCCGATCAGCAGCACCCACGCACAGGAGTTGATTGAGGTACAGGGAACTGTAAAGTCCGCCGAAGATGGCGAATCACTACCGGGTGTTTCCATTATGGGGAACAACAATCCACTGGCATCAACCGACAATAGCGGACAATTCACACTTTCCGTTGCTACGGGCACCGAATTAAAATTCCAGTTTATCGGAATGCAATCGCAAACGATCACCGTTTCGCAAAATACAAAGTCAGTCAACATCTCATTACAACGGGCTACGAACGATCTAGAAGATGTAGTCGTGATCGGCTATGGCGAGCGTGAAAGAAAGAACCTGACCGGCGCTATTACAACGGTAAATATGGAAGACCGTGAAAATCAACCCATCACAAATGTCAGTAACGCATTACACGGGGTTCCCGGACTGTACACTAACTTGAGCAATAGTATGCCGGGGGTAGACAGAGCAACCATCCGTATTCGCGGTGTGGGAACGCTGAACAATAGCAATCCATTGGTTTTGGTTGATGGCGTAGAATACTCGATGGATGAGCTTAATCCGGCCGATATCGCAAATATCACTATTCTAAAGGATGCTTCCGCAGCTATTTACGGATCGCGAGCTGCTAATGGTGTTATTCTAGTTACCACCAAAACGGGAAGAGGAAAATCAAAGGTTGATTACAATTATTATATCGGTTCGCAGCAAGCGACCCGGCTGCCAGATGCGATATGGGACCCAATAGCTTATATGCGCTTAAAAAACCAGGCAGGGTTAAATAGTGGCAAATCACAACCTGAATACTCCGATGAAATCATATCAGAATACGAAGCTGGAGTAGGCAAAGACCCTTATCTCTATCCCGCCAGCAACTGGTTTGATATTGCCATGGAACCTGGCTTGATGCAAAAACACGATCTAAGTTTTTCAGGATCATCAGAAACCATCAACTACCGGATATCGTTAGGTTATCTAGACCGGGATGGGATCATCATCGGCCCCAATAACAACGAGAACAAATACTCACTTGGAATTAACACCTCAGCTAAAGTCAACGATCGGCTGACCGTTGGATTAACTATGAACGGGTACTACCGCAATTATACGCAACCGGTATATGGCAACGGCGATTTTTGGAAAGGTGTAATGCGTGCTCTCCCCCTTTTGCCCGACACCTTGGCAAACGGTGCTTATGGCGTTCCTACCATCAGAACCCAGGGGAGGAACAACTGGGAGCACCCGAGAATGCTCGCTGAAGAAGGAAATTACAAGAAAACCGTACAGCGCTTCTTAACAACATTGTACGCTGATTATCAATTACCGTTCAACTTAAAATACCATGCGAAACTAGGTATGGACAAGTACGATGGCTTTTTGGAACGCTTTGTACCACACATGACCAAGCAATTGAATCAACCGGATGAAAATGGAGATCCCATCATCCAGACTTGGAACAACCCGGCTACGGCACCAAGGGCTTATAACTATGATTATAACGATATGAGCCTGCACATATTCAACACCCTAAGCTGGGCGGGTAACTTCTCGGAAGATCACAACTTGAACCTGATGATCGGTGGCGGTTACGACTGGTACCATAGTCAAGGCTTTGATGCACAGACCACCGGTTACTTAGACGGATCACTTACCGCTATCGGCGTTGGAACAGAACGATTGGCAATCAATGGCTCTTCTACTGAAGATATCCTAATCTCCTATTTCGGACGCGCTAATTACGACTACAAAGAGAAATACCTCTTGGAGTTAACCGCTCGTTATGACGGATCTTCACGCTTTGCACCGGGAAAGCGCTGGGGCTTCTTCCCCGGAGCATCGGCAGCTTGGCGCCTTGACAAAGAAGCTTTTATGGAAGACAGCTTCTTTGACTTCTTCAAATTAAGAGCATCCGTTGGCTCCATGGGTAATCAAGCTGTTTCACTTTATAGCTATGAGCAATCCATTGTACTCGGACAAGACTATTCCTTCGGAGGAGCGTTGGTATCCGGCGCGGCTACCAATTCCTATTCCGATCCTAATATCTCTTGGGAGACAACGACCAGTTATAACCTGGGTGTTGATCTAGGGATTTTCAATAACAAATTAAGCTTTACAGGTGAAGTGTACAAAAGACGCACTACCGACATTCTGCGTACCGTAAACCTTCCGGCACAAGTCGGTAATCTCGGTGGCCCGAAAAGAAATGTTGGCACGGTAGACAATATGGGTTACGAGCTGAGCTTGGCTTATCGCGATCAGAAAGGCGATTGGTGGTATGATGTATCTGGTAACTTCAATTACAATAAAAATGAGGTGATCGACTTAGACGGCCAAATCCTTTATGACGATGGCACGAACCTATCCACCATTACTCAAGAAGGCTTACCAATGAACTCGCATTATCTGTTAGAAGCAGTAGGTATCTTCCAGACTGAAGAAGAAATTGAACAATGGGCAGACCAAGGTTCGGGTACCATTCCAGGCTTTATCAAATATCGGGATGTCAACGGAGACGGAATCATTAATGGAGACGACCGTGTCGTGATGAATTCATCGTCCATTATGCCAAAATATACATTCGGAGCACAATTCAACGTAGGCTACAAGGGCTTCGACCTAGGCGCCACCTTCCAAGGTGTAGCGGGCATGAAGGTCTACCCTACCGGAAACATTGCCTTTCCATTCAACAATGGGGCAAACGCCACTTGGGAATGGGCAACGGACGCATGGACACCTGAGAACACCAATGCACGACTACCGATCGTAACCGAAGCGAAAGACGGTCAGGCTAACTTCAGACGCTCCGACTTCTGGCTACGGGACGGATCGTATCTACGCATTCGTAACATCCAACTGGGTTACAGCCTTCCTGAACATTGGTTATCTCAGATCAAGGTACAAAATATCCATTTATACGTCAACTTACAGAACTATTTCACCTTCAGTAAGTACAAGGATTACGACCCTGAAACATCGGTGAATGTAAGCTCCCTCTACCATTACCCGATGGTCAAAACCATCAGCGGTGGAATCAATGTTACTTTTTAA
- the brnQ gene encoding branched-chain amino acid transport system II carrier protein yields the protein MNKKTRDIITIGFALFAMFFGAGNLLLPPYIGIQIGDHVWTTILAFGLTGILLPFLGILSVVSAGERFEDLGAKIHPLLSPILGTTIMLCIGPLIAIPRTAATTYEVGILPSFPESTPVWTSIGFFLVTLALTIRPTRVVDIIGNILTPLLLILLILLILIGIISPSSDYGETNLSQGKAFTLGFVEGYQTLDVLASVIFAGIIIAASRAKGYHTTKSKMQVVITAGILSSFFLFVIYGGLVYLGAVSGITDMSIMRSELLLHISNSELGQYGTLAIAIAIALACLTTAIALVSAFGNFFSSLTKNALRYELLVTICCIASCILSITGVDNIITFAYPILSFVYPIAITLVLYYIFFARIVRNRKPYIAALLASTVIAVFYLSRQLGLIDNEMIVLLNRIPLFQYELGWVIPSAVAFLATWAITGSTDKTTQQSA from the coding sequence TTGAACAAAAAAACAAGAGATATCATCACCATTGGATTCGCGTTATTTGCTATGTTCTTTGGTGCCGGGAACCTACTTTTACCGCCTTATATTGGAATACAGATCGGCGATCATGTCTGGACGACGATCTTAGCGTTCGGACTAACGGGTATTTTATTACCTTTCTTAGGAATCTTGTCTGTTGTCAGTGCCGGTGAGCGCTTTGAAGATCTCGGAGCTAAAATACACCCACTTCTTTCGCCTATTCTGGGAACCACTATTATGCTTTGCATTGGTCCGTTAATCGCCATCCCACGCACTGCGGCGACAACCTATGAGGTGGGTATACTACCTTCCTTTCCAGAATCTACCCCTGTTTGGACCTCCATCGGTTTCTTCCTTGTGACTTTAGCTCTGACCATTCGTCCAACCCGCGTCGTGGATATCATTGGCAACATCCTAACACCACTACTACTGATTCTCTTAATCCTTTTAATACTGATCGGCATCATTTCTCCATCAAGTGATTATGGTGAAACCAACCTTAGTCAAGGTAAAGCATTTACACTGGGTTTTGTAGAAGGATATCAAACGCTGGATGTGTTAGCGTCAGTCATTTTTGCCGGAATTATTATTGCTGCGTCCCGAGCTAAAGGCTACCATACAACAAAGTCCAAAATGCAGGTAGTCATTACCGCAGGCATTCTATCATCTTTCTTTCTTTTCGTAATCTACGGTGGCTTGGTTTATCTAGGAGCCGTTTCGGGTATTACTGACATGAGCATTATGCGCTCAGAACTATTACTGCATATCTCAAACTCTGAGCTCGGACAATACGGCACACTTGCGATAGCGATTGCTATAGCGCTTGCTTGCCTTACAACGGCTATTGCGCTGGTTTCAGCTTTCGGAAACTTCTTTTCGTCACTTACAAAAAACGCATTAAGGTATGAGCTACTTGTGACCATTTGCTGCATAGCGTCTTGTATACTTTCAATTACTGGAGTAGACAATATAATCACCTTCGCTTACCCAATTTTAAGTTTTGTATATCCGATCGCAATTACCCTCGTACTTTATTACATTTTCTTTGCACGCATCGTACGGAATCGGAAACCTTATATCGCCGCACTATTGGCATCAACTGTAATCGCGGTGTTTTACCTGTCAAGACAGCTGGGACTTATTGACAATGAAATGATTGTGTTATTAAATCGCATTCCGCTCTTTCAATATGAATTAGGGTGGGTCATCCCCTCAGCAGTTGCTTTTTTAGCCACTTGGGCAATCACAGGATCGACCGATAAAACAACACAACAATCAGCATAA